The following proteins are co-located in the Phragmites australis chromosome 10, lpPhrAust1.1, whole genome shotgun sequence genome:
- the LOC133930378 gene encoding uncharacterized protein LOC133930378 — protein MQVSSPSQSQVAPPETKREQTPPLSSRHRPSLFFHAPARASAPRASFSSPLLMASFPARRRLLHLLLLVLLLGTLSSPSVRAAMERRNAEAPAMTPAVAAGSARQEFHVAGVPRGAKKGAGTRRPIREWRRRVRRGRDGGTGAWAFSAMLPRGFVPPSGSSACHNDMPATAVDAQFFACGGAGSP, from the coding sequence ATGCAAGTCTCTTCTCCCTCCCAGTCCCAGGTTGCTCCACCCGAGACGAAGCGAGAACAAACGCCGCCTCTCTCTTCCCGGCACCGCCCGAGCCTCTTCTTCCATGCGCCCGCGCGCGCCTCCGCACCACGCGCGTCCTTCTCCTCCCCGCTCCTGATGGCTTCCTTCCCCGCGCGGCGGCGTCTGCTCCATCTCCTCCTGCTGGTTCTCCTTCTCGGCACGCTCTCCTCGCCCTCTGTCCGCGCGGCCATGGAGCGCCGCAACGCGGAGGCGCCGGCGATGACGCCCGCCGTTGCCGCCGGGAGTGCGCGGCAGGAGTTCCACGTGGCAGGAGTTCCACGCGGCGCCAAGAAGGGCGCGGGGACGAGGCGGCCGATCAGGGAATGGAGGAGGAGGGTACGCCGAGGACGCGACGGGGGCACAGGCGCGTGGGCATTCTCGGCAATGCTGCCCCGGGGGTTCGTGCCACCGTCGGGCTCGTCGGCGTGCCACAACGACATGCCGGCCACTGCCGTCGATGCCCAGTTCTTCGCCTGCGGCGGCGCCGGGAGCCCGTGA